In Morganella morganii, the following are encoded in one genomic region:
- the pntB gene encoding Re/Si-specific NAD(P)(+) transhydrogenase subunit beta, with product MSGGVVTAAYIVAAILFIFSLAGLSRHETSQRGNLLGITGMAIALVATIFGPYSANIGWIIVAMVIGAVIGIRLARKVEMTEMPELVAVLHSFVGLAAVLVGFNSYMDHNQALTSAVMNNIHLTEVFLGIFIGAVTFTGSIVAYGKLCGKLSSKPLMLPNRHKLNLAALVVSFLLLWTFVKTDSTGLQVFTLILMTVIALAFGWHLVASIGGADMPVVVSMLNSYSGWAAAAAGFMLSNDLLIVTGALVGSSGAILSYIMCKAMNRSFISVIAGGFGTDGTASSGDEEQGEHREISAEDVAEMLKGASSVIITPGYGMAVAQAQYPVHDITQKLRDKGIEVRFGIHPVAGRLPGHMNVLLAEAKVPYDIVLEMDEINDDFKDTDVVLVIGANDTVNPAALEDPNSPIAGMPVLEVWKAQNVIVFKRSMNTGYAGVQNPLFFKENTQMLFGDAKASCDAILRAL from the coding sequence ATGTCGGGCGGAGTCGTTACAGCGGCATATATTGTTGCCGCAATCTTATTTATTTTCAGTCTGGCCGGGTTATCCCGCCATGAAACCTCACAACGGGGTAACCTGCTGGGTATTACCGGTATGGCTATCGCGCTGGTTGCCACCATCTTCGGGCCGTATTCTGCCAATATCGGCTGGATTATTGTTGCCATGGTGATTGGTGCGGTAATCGGTATTCGTCTGGCACGTAAAGTCGAAATGACCGAAATGCCGGAGCTGGTTGCTGTTCTGCACAGCTTTGTGGGTCTGGCGGCAGTCCTGGTCGGTTTCAACAGCTATATGGATCACAACCAGGCGCTGACCTCGGCGGTGATGAACAATATTCACCTGACAGAAGTGTTCCTCGGCATCTTTATCGGTGCGGTGACCTTCACCGGTTCTATTGTTGCTTACGGCAAATTATGCGGAAAATTATCCTCCAAACCGCTGATGCTACCTAACCGCCATAAGCTGAACCTGGCGGCACTGGTGGTGTCCTTCCTGCTGTTATGGACCTTTGTCAAAACCGACAGCACCGGCTTACAGGTCTTCACCCTGATCCTGATGACCGTGATTGCACTGGCCTTCGGCTGGCATCTCGTCGCCTCTATCGGCGGTGCGGACATGCCGGTAGTGGTTTCCATGCTGAACTCCTATTCCGGATGGGCAGCGGCGGCGGCGGGCTTTATGCTCAGCAACGACCTGCTGATTGTCACCGGTGCGCTGGTCGGTTCTTCCGGTGCGATCCTGTCTTACATTATGTGTAAGGCGATGAACCGCTCCTTTATCAGTGTGATTGCCGGTGGTTTCGGTACTGACGGTACGGCATCATCCGGTGATGAAGAGCAGGGCGAACACCGTGAAATCAGTGCGGAAGATGTGGCGGAAATGCTCAAAGGGGCAAGTTCCGTTATCATCACCCCGGGCTACGGTATGGCGGTTGCCCAGGCTCAGTATCCGGTTCACGATATCACTCAGAAACTGCGTGATAAGGGCATCGAAGTCCGTTTTGGTATCCATCCTGTTGCCGGTCGTCTGCCGGGGCACATGAACGTCCTGCTGGCTGAAGCAAAAGTGCCTTACGATATCGTGCTGGAAATGGATGAAATCAATGATGATTTCAAAGACACCGACGTGGTGCTGGTGATCGGCGCGAACGACACCGTTAACCCTGCGGCACTGGAAGATCCGAACAGCCCGATTGCCGGGATGCCGGTTCTGGAAGTGTGGAAAGCGCAGAACGTGATTGTCTTCAAACGTTCGATGAATACCGGTTATGCCGGGGTTCAGAACCCGCTGTTCTTCAAAGAAAACACCCAGATGCTGTTTGGCGATGCCAAAGCCAGCTGTGACGCTATTCTGCGCGCACTGTAA
- the pntA gene encoding Re/Si-specific NAD(P)(+) transhydrogenase subunit alpha has protein sequence MRIGVPKERQSSETRVAATPATVIQLKKLGFDVAVETGAGHLASFDDNAYREAGADIVSTQEAWQSDLIFKVNAPQDDEIPLMKAGSSLVSFIWPAQNPQLLEKLSAQGVNVFAMDSVPRISRAQSLDALSSMANIAGYRAIVEAANAFGRFFTGQITAAGKVPPAKVLVIGAGVAGLAAIGAAGSLGAIVRAFDTRPEVKDQVKSMGAEFLELDFEETAGSGDGYAKVMSEAFIKAEMALFADQAKEVDIIVTTALIPGKPAPKLITREMVESMKSGSVIVDLAAQNGGNCELTVPGEIHTTENGVKIIGYTDLAARLATQSSQLYGTNLVNLMKLMCKEKDGQINIDFDDVVIRGLTVVKAGEITWPAPPIQVSAQPQAKPAAVKAEKKPEKPMSPWLKYGLMVLAFILFSWLANVAPPEFLSHFTVFALSCVVGYYVVWNVSHALHTPLMAVTNAISGIIVVGALLQIGSGGWVTFFSFIAVLIASINIFGGFTVTQRMLKMFRKG, from the coding sequence ATGCGTATTGGTGTACCAAAAGAGCGACAGTCCAGTGAAACCCGGGTCGCCGCCACGCCGGCAACAGTAATACAACTGAAAAAACTCGGATTTGATGTGGCTGTTGAAACAGGAGCCGGTCATCTTGCCAGTTTTGATGACAACGCTTACCGCGAAGCCGGTGCTGATATTGTCAGCACACAGGAAGCCTGGCAGTCTGACCTTATTTTTAAAGTGAATGCTCCTCAGGATGATGAAATTCCGCTGATGAAGGCGGGCAGCTCACTGGTCAGCTTTATCTGGCCTGCCCAGAACCCGCAGCTGCTGGAAAAACTGTCAGCACAGGGTGTTAACGTCTTCGCGATGGATTCTGTACCGCGTATCTCACGCGCCCAGTCGCTGGATGCACTGAGTTCGATGGCCAATATCGCCGGTTACCGTGCGATTGTGGAAGCCGCCAACGCCTTCGGCCGTTTCTTCACCGGGCAGATCACTGCTGCCGGTAAAGTACCGCCTGCCAAAGTGCTGGTTATCGGTGCCGGTGTTGCCGGTCTGGCCGCTATCGGTGCGGCAGGCAGCCTCGGGGCCATTGTCCGTGCCTTTGATACCCGTCCTGAGGTAAAAGATCAGGTTAAAAGTATGGGTGCCGAATTCCTCGAACTTGATTTCGAAGAAACTGCGGGCAGCGGTGACGGTTACGCGAAAGTCATGTCGGAAGCTTTTATTAAAGCTGAGATGGCGCTGTTCGCGGATCAGGCGAAAGAAGTGGATATTATTGTCACCACCGCACTGATTCCGGGTAAACCGGCACCGAAACTCATCACCAGAGAAATGGTTGAGTCGATGAAATCAGGCAGCGTGATTGTTGACCTGGCGGCTCAGAACGGCGGTAACTGTGAACTGACCGTTCCGGGGGAAATCCACACCACGGAAAACGGCGTGAAAATCATCGGTTATACCGACCTGGCGGCGCGCCTTGCCACACAGTCATCCCAGCTTTACGGCACCAACCTGGTGAACCTGATGAAGCTGATGTGCAAAGAGAAAGACGGGCAGATCAACATTGATTTTGATGATGTGGTGATCCGCGGTCTGACGGTAGTGAAAGCCGGTGAAATCACCTGGCCTGCGCCGCCGATTCAGGTATCCGCACAACCGCAGGCAAAACCGGCCGCTGTGAAAGCAGAGAAAAAACCGGAAAAACCGATGTCACCGTGGCTGAAATACGGCCTGATGGTACTGGCATTTATCCTGTTCTCCTGGCTGGCCAACGTGGCTCCGCCGGAGTTTTTATCCCACTTTACCGTGTTCGCACTCTCCTGTGTGGTCGGCTATTACGTGGTCTGGAATGTCAGTCATGCGCTGCATACCCCGCTGATGGCGGTGACCAACGCAATTTCGGGGATTATCGTTGTCGGCGCACTGCTGCAAATCGGCAGCGGCGGCTGGGTGACATTCTTCTCCTTCATTGCGGTACTGATTGCCAGTATCAATATTTTCGGCGGATTCACCGTCACACAGCGTATGCTTAAAATGTTTCGTAAGGGGTAA
- the ydgH gene encoding DUF1471 family protein YdgH, with the protein MKLKTTVIASAMFFSFTSLLPAQAAQELTPEQAAQYQPFERIAVTGRFNAIYEAAAAVSRKADKMGADAFYIQSLDDLNNNGNMRVVADVYHRDAPPAEEKGYRQFRGVNELPEKDAIGLQPFDTVTVSGFFANSPDLNDAIAKEAVKKDAASFFIVRNIFTNDGGNQLVTAYVYKADAPKRVLQTEEALIPADSDAGRAALAAGGEAAKQVEIPGVASSTDTAGNNVGRFFETQSSRSGRYTVTLPDGTQVQELNKASAAVMAPFDSVTFTGYYTTSPEVSYQVAKRAAAKGAKYYHITRQWQSSGGNVTISADLFK; encoded by the coding sequence ATGAAGCTGAAAACAACGGTCATCGCATCTGCGATGTTTTTTTCATTTACCAGTCTGCTCCCCGCTCAGGCGGCACAGGAATTAACACCGGAACAGGCCGCTCAGTACCAGCCTTTCGAGCGGATTGCAGTTACAGGGCGTTTTAATGCTATTTATGAAGCCGCAGCTGCCGTTTCGCGTAAAGCAGACAAAATGGGTGCCGATGCTTTCTATATCCAGAGCCTCGATGATCTGAACAACAACGGCAATATGCGTGTTGTTGCGGATGTTTACCACCGCGATGCACCACCGGCCGAGGAAAAAGGCTACCGCCAGTTCCGTGGCGTTAATGAATTACCTGAGAAAGATGCCATCGGCCTTCAGCCGTTTGATACCGTCACTGTCAGCGGCTTTTTTGCCAACAGCCCTGATCTGAACGATGCTATCGCCAAAGAAGCAGTGAAAAAAGATGCGGCCTCTTTCTTTATCGTCCGTAATATTTTCACCAACGATGGCGGTAACCAGCTGGTCACTGCATATGTCTATAAAGCGGATGCACCAAAACGTGTACTGCAGACAGAAGAAGCGCTGATCCCTGCGGATTCTGATGCCGGTCGTGCCGCACTGGCTGCCGGTGGCGAAGCTGCCAAACAGGTCGAAATCCCTGGTGTGGCCTCCTCTACTGACACCGCCGGTAACAATGTCGGTCGTTTCTTTGAAACCCAGTCCTCCCGCAGCGGCCGTTATACCGTGACTCTGCCGGACGGCACCCAGGTTCAGGAACTGAACAAGGCGTCAGCCGCTGTTATGGCACCGTTTGACAGCGTAACCTTTACCGGTTACTACACCACGTCACCGGAAGTCTCTTATCAGGTCGCCAAACGTGCGGCAGCCAAAGGGGCGAAATATTATCATATCACCCGTCAGTGGCAGTCCAGCGGCGGTAACGTGACTATCAGCGCTGATTTATTTAAATAA
- a CDS encoding amino acid permease encodes MDKKLSLTALTALVLSSMVGAGVFSLPQNMAEVASPAALIIGWSITGVGILFLAFALLLLSRLRPDLDGGIFTYAKDGFGELIGFCSAWGYWLCAVIANVSYLVIVFAAFSFFTDTPDNIVFGDGNTWQALIGESVLLWFVHCLVLRGVQTAAGINKLATFAKLVPLGLFIVLAVIAFRWDTFHLDFTGVDLGVPVWQQVKDTMLITLWVFIGIEGAVVVSARARRRKDVGLATMMAVISALTIYILVTLLSMGVVARPELAEMRNPSMATLMVNLIGGSGEIIIAAGLIISVCGAYLSWTIMAAEVPFIAALHGSFPSPFKKQNANNAPSTSLWMTNGAVQLALVLIWLSGSNYNTLLTIASEMILVPYFLVGAFLVKTALRMKKPALLGVGMIAAMYGLWLIYASGIINLMLSVVLYAPGILVFLYALKNREIKTTLHFVEWSIIAALLIAAVPALWYLVR; translated from the coding sequence TTGGATAAGAAACTCAGTTTAACCGCGCTCACCGCATTAGTGCTCAGTTCTATGGTTGGTGCCGGTGTGTTTAGTCTTCCGCAGAATATGGCCGAAGTGGCCAGTCCGGCTGCACTTATTATCGGCTGGTCAATTACCGGTGTCGGTATCCTCTTTCTGGCTTTCGCCCTGCTGCTGCTTTCCCGGCTGCGTCCGGATCTCGACGGCGGCATCTTTACCTATGCCAAAGACGGTTTCGGGGAACTGATTGGTTTCTGCTCCGCCTGGGGATACTGGTTATGTGCAGTGATCGCCAACGTCTCCTATCTGGTGATTGTGTTTGCGGCGTTCAGCTTTTTTACGGATACCCCGGACAATATTGTTTTCGGCGACGGAAATACCTGGCAGGCGCTGATTGGTGAATCTGTTCTGCTGTGGTTTGTGCATTGCCTGGTGCTGCGCGGCGTACAGACTGCCGCCGGTATCAATAAACTGGCAACGTTCGCTAAACTGGTGCCGCTCGGCCTGTTTATCGTACTGGCTGTGATCGCTTTCCGCTGGGATACCTTCCATCTTGATTTCACCGGTGTGGATCTCGGCGTGCCGGTGTGGCAGCAGGTGAAAGATACCATGCTGATCACCCTGTGGGTGTTTATCGGGATTGAAGGTGCTGTTGTGGTTTCTGCCCGTGCCCGCCGCCGCAAAGATGTCGGCCTGGCCACAATGATGGCAGTGATTTCCGCACTGACGATTTATATCCTGGTTACCCTGCTGTCAATGGGGGTTGTTGCCCGTCCGGAACTGGCAGAAATGCGCAACCCGTCAATGGCGACACTGATGGTGAACCTGATTGGCGGCAGCGGTGAGATTATTATCGCAGCGGGTCTGATTATTTCTGTCTGTGGTGCATACCTGAGCTGGACAATTATGGCTGCCGAAGTGCCGTTTATCGCCGCACTGCATGGCTCTTTCCCGTCACCGTTTAAAAAACAGAATGCGAATAATGCCCCATCCACCTCTTTATGGATGACTAACGGTGCGGTACAGCTGGCACTGGTGCTGATCTGGCTCAGCGGCAGTAATTACAATACGCTGCTGACCATTGCTTCTGAAATGATTCTGGTGCCCTATTTCCTGGTCGGTGCATTCCTGGTAAAAACCGCCCTGAGAATGAAAAAACCGGCACTGCTCGGCGTGGGTATGATTGCGGCAATGTATGGCTTATGGCTGATTTATGCATCCGGCATTATTAATCTGATGCTGTCAGTTGTGCTCTATGCACCGGGTATTCTGGTATTTCTCTATGCCCTGAAAAACCGTGAGATAAAAACCACACTGCATTTTGTCGAGTGGAGCATTATTGCAGCCCTGCTGATAGCGGCAGTTCCCGCACTCTGGTATCTGGTGCGCTGA
- the hrpA gene encoding ATP-dependent RNA helicase HrpA: protein MTEGRPAAQKAKPYRRHDITYQKDSKVNSLLNELKQLIPHLSLREQHQFRKRLAGVAKIRNPESQQKVLAGLQDEMLRGITRTELRIANRPEITYPDNLPVSQKREAIYNAIRDNQVVIIAGETGSGKTTQIPKICLELGRGITGFIGHTQPRRLAARTVASRIAEELKVPLGGAVGYKVRFSDQVSDNSLVKLMTDGILLAELQQDKLLLQYDTIIIDEAHERSLNIDFILGYLRQLLPKRPDLKVIITSATIDPERFSRHFGNAPIIEVSGRTYPVEVRYRPVMGEENDSDRDLTQGILDAVHELGRESAGDILIFMSGEREIRETADALNKADLRHTEVLPLFARLSNSEQNRIFQPHTGRRIVLATNVAETSLTVPGIKYVIDTGFARVSRYSYRTKVQRLPIEPISQASANQRKGRCGRVSDGICIRLYSEDDFLSRPEFTDPEILRTNLASVILQMTAIGLGDIAAFPFVEAPDKRNIQDGVKLLEELGAIDGKTSAEGHYHLTQTGRQLAKLPIDPRLARMVLEARNHGAVRETMVIAAALSIQDPRERPLEKQQASDEKHRRFADKESDFIAFVNLWNYLKEQQKVLSNSQLRKQCRQEFLNYLRIREWQDVYTQLRQVVKEQGIPVNSEPADYKSVHLSLLSGLLSHVGQKDTEKQEFTGARNARFSVFPGSGLFKKPPKWVMVAELVETSRLWGRIAAKIEPEWIEPLAPHLVKYHYSEPHWEKSQGAVMAMEKVTLYGLPVVAGRPVNYGNIDPALCRELFIRHALVEGDWLTRHAFFRENQKLRNEVEELEHKSRRRDILVDDETLFSFYDTRLPPDIISSRHFDNWWKRERLQKPDFLNYEKNMLIRSDANQVTAQDYPNYWYQGDLKFRLSYQFEPGTEADGVTVHIPLPVLNQVSPEGFDWQIPGLREELVIALIKSLPKPVRRNFVPAPNYAGAFMERVPEPQGALLDALERELRRMTGVTVDRESWQLDQIPAHLKITFRITGDKQKKLAEGYDLEALKLSLKEQVQQTLSDVVDDGIEQSGAHIWRFGDIPGCYEQKRGGYAVKAYPALVDEKQSVGIKVFETEFEQQLAMQAGTRRLLLLNIPSPIKYLHEKLPNKAKLGLYFNPYGKVLDLIDDCIACGVDKLIAQYGGVVWQEDKFAQLQEFVRAELNETVVGIAKLVEQILTTTFAISKRLKGRIDMQMAFALSDIKAQMSGLVFPGFVTAHGWQRLPDILRYLQGIERRIEKLVSDVNRDRANMSKIEHVQNLWKQWQGKLPPVEKRRPEAEAVRWMIEELRISLFAQQLGTPYPVSDKRIIQAMEQISG from the coding sequence ATGACAGAGGGGAGACCCGCCGCACAAAAAGCCAAACCGTACAGACGGCACGATATTACCTATCAGAAGGACAGCAAGGTGAATTCCCTTCTTAATGAATTAAAACAGTTAATCCCCCATCTATCGCTGCGGGAGCAGCATCAGTTCCGCAAACGGCTGGCGGGGGTGGCGAAGATCCGCAACCCCGAATCTCAGCAGAAGGTGCTGGCAGGGTTACAGGATGAGATGCTGCGCGGTATTACCCGCACAGAGCTGCGCATTGCCAACCGGCCGGAGATTACCTATCCGGATAATCTGCCGGTCTCGCAGAAGCGCGAAGCGATTTATAACGCGATCCGTGATAATCAGGTGGTGATCATCGCGGGTGAAACCGGATCCGGTAAAACCACGCAGATCCCGAAAATCTGTCTGGAACTGGGACGCGGTATCACCGGGTTTATCGGTCATACCCAGCCGCGTCGTCTGGCTGCACGGACCGTAGCTTCCCGTATTGCGGAGGAACTGAAAGTCCCGCTTGGCGGCGCCGTCGGTTATAAAGTCCGCTTCAGTGATCAGGTCAGTGATAATTCGCTGGTTAAGCTGATGACGGACGGGATCCTGCTGGCAGAATTACAGCAGGACAAGCTGTTGCTGCAGTATGACACCATCATCATCGATGAAGCCCACGAACGCAGCCTGAATATTGATTTTATCCTCGGCTATCTGCGTCAGCTTCTGCCGAAACGTCCGGATCTGAAAGTGATCATCACCTCTGCGACCATTGATCCGGAGCGGTTTTCCCGTCATTTCGGTAATGCACCGATTATTGAAGTCTCCGGGCGTACCTATCCGGTGGAAGTCCGTTATCGTCCGGTGATGGGGGAAGAGAATGATTCGGATCGCGACCTGACTCAGGGCATTCTGGATGCCGTGCATGAACTGGGACGGGAAAGCGCGGGGGATATCCTTATCTTTATGAGCGGGGAGCGGGAGATCCGTGAAACCGCCGATGCCCTGAACAAAGCAGACTTGCGCCATACCGAAGTGCTGCCGCTGTTTGCCCGTCTTTCCAACAGTGAACAGAACCGGATTTTTCAGCCGCACACCGGGCGCCGTATCGTACTGGCCACCAACGTGGCGGAAACTTCGCTGACCGTTCCCGGCATCAAATATGTGATTGATACCGGGTTTGCCCGTGTCAGCCGCTACAGTTACCGGACAAAAGTTCAGCGTCTGCCGATAGAACCAATTTCGCAGGCCTCGGCAAACCAGCGCAAAGGGCGTTGCGGCCGTGTTTCTGACGGGATCTGCATCCGACTCTATTCGGAGGATGATTTCCTGTCACGGCCGGAATTTACCGACCCGGAAATTCTGCGTACCAACCTGGCCTCCGTTATTCTGCAGATGACCGCGATCGGGCTGGGGGATATCGCCGCCTTCCCGTTTGTGGAAGCGCCGGATAAACGCAATATCCAGGATGGCGTCAAACTGCTGGAAGAACTGGGTGCTATCGACGGTAAAACCTCCGCCGAAGGGCATTATCATCTGACACAAACCGGCCGTCAGCTGGCGAAACTGCCGATTGACCCGCGCCTGGCGCGGATGGTGCTGGAAGCCCGTAACCACGGCGCGGTGCGGGAAACCATGGTGATCGCCGCCGCACTCTCCATCCAGGATCCCCGTGAGCGTCCGCTGGAGAAACAGCAGGCGTCCGATGAAAAACACCGCCGCTTTGCGGATAAAGAATCTGACTTTATTGCCTTTGTGAATCTGTGGAACTACCTGAAAGAACAGCAGAAAGTGTTATCCAACTCGCAGTTGCGCAAACAGTGTCGTCAGGAGTTTCTTAACTATCTGCGGATCCGCGAATGGCAGGATGTGTATACCCAGCTGCGCCAGGTGGTGAAAGAGCAGGGAATTCCGGTGAACAGCGAACCGGCGGATTATAAAAGTGTCCATCTGTCGCTCCTGAGCGGTCTGCTGTCCCATGTCGGGCAGAAAGACACGGAAAAACAGGAGTTCACCGGGGCGCGTAATGCGCGTTTCTCCGTCTTCCCGGGTTCCGGCTTATTTAAGAAGCCGCCGAAATGGGTAATGGTGGCGGAGCTGGTGGAAACCAGCCGGTTATGGGGGCGGATTGCCGCTAAAATTGAACCGGAATGGATAGAGCCGCTGGCACCGCATCTGGTGAAATATCACTACAGCGAGCCGCACTGGGAGAAATCTCAGGGTGCGGTGATGGCAATGGAAAAAGTGACTCTCTATGGCCTGCCGGTCGTGGCGGGACGTCCGGTGAACTACGGTAATATCGATCCGGCGCTGTGTCGTGAACTCTTTATCCGTCATGCGCTGGTGGAAGGTGACTGGCTGACCCGTCATGCGTTCTTCCGGGAAAACCAGAAACTGCGTAATGAAGTGGAAGAGCTGGAACACAAATCCCGGCGCCGCGATATCCTTGTGGATGATGAAACTCTGTTCAGTTTCTACGATACCCGTCTGCCGCCGGATATTATCTCGTCACGCCACTTTGATAACTGGTGGAAACGGGAACGGCTACAGAAACCGGATTTTCTCAATTATGAGAAAAACATGCTGATCCGCTCTGATGCTAATCAGGTAACTGCACAGGATTATCCGAACTACTGGTATCAGGGGGATCTGAAATTCCGCCTGAGCTATCAGTTTGAACCCGGAACCGAAGCGGACGGTGTGACCGTACATATTCCGCTGCCGGTACTGAATCAGGTCAGTCCGGAAGGGTTTGACTGGCAAATCCCCGGGCTGCGTGAAGAGCTGGTTATTGCGCTGATTAAATCGCTGCCGAAACCGGTACGCCGCAATTTTGTGCCTGCACCAAACTATGCGGGCGCATTTATGGAGCGGGTACCTGAGCCGCAGGGCGCACTGCTGGATGCGCTGGAGCGGGAACTGCGCCGTATGACCGGTGTCACGGTTGATCGCGAATCCTGGCAGTTGGATCAAATTCCGGCACATCTGAAAATCACCTTCCGTATCACGGGGGATAAACAGAAAAAACTGGCGGAAGGTTACGATCTGGAAGCACTGAAACTGAGCCTGAAAGAGCAGGTGCAACAGACACTGTCTGATGTGGTCGATGACGGTATCGAGCAAAGCGGTGCTCATATCTGGCGTTTCGGCGATATTCCCGGCTGTTATGAGCAAAAGCGCGGAGGTTATGCGGTGAAAGCTTACCCGGCGCTGGTGGATGAAAAGCAGAGTGTCGGGATTAAGGTCTTTGAAACGGAATTTGAGCAGCAACTGGCGATGCAGGCGGGAACGCGGCGCTTACTGCTGCTGAATATCCCGTCGCCAATCAAATATCTGCATGAGAAATTACCGAACAAAGCCAAACTGGGGCTGTATTTTAACCCGTACGGCAAAGTGCTGGATTTGATTGATGACTGTATCGCCTGTGGCGTCGACAAGCTGATCGCACAATACGGCGGCGTGGTCTGGCAGGAAGATAAATTCGCGCAGTTACAGGAGTTTGTCCGGGCTGAGCTGAACGAAACCGTTGTCGGTATCGCGAAGCTGGTGGAGCAGATCCTGACCACCACATTTGCCATCAGTAAACGCCTGAAAGGGCGGATTGATATGCAGATGGCGTTTGCGCTCTCTGACATCAAAGCACAAATGAGCGGACTGGTCTTCCCGGGCTTTGTAACGGCTCACGGCTGGCAGCGTCTGCCGGATATCCTGCGCTATTTACAGGGGATAGAGCGGCGCATCGAAAAACTGGTATCTGACGTTAACCGCGACAGGGCGAATATGAGTAAAATTGAGCATGTTCAGAACCTGTGGAAGCAGTGGCAGGGTAAGTTACCACCGGTGGAGAAACGCAGACCGGAAGCGGAGGCTGTGCGCTGGATGATAGAAGAGTTGCGTATCAGTCTGTTCGCCCAGCAACTGGGAACGCCGTATCCGGTTTCTGATAAACGGATTATTCAGGCAATGGAACAAATCAGCGGGTAA
- a CDS encoding FMN-dependent NADH-azoreductase, which translates to MQKVLVLKSSILADYSHTNKMADYFIGQWRKNHADDAITVRDLSADPVPILDNEIVSGMHGSAGGTLTQRQESANALQTELIDELFAHNVIVFTAPMYNFTIPTQLKTYLDFIAAAGKTFRYTEKGAEGLVTGKRAIVLTARGGFHRDQTSDLIVPFMTQFLGFIGISDIEFIYAEGVSMGEDFAEKAQQNARQCVEALSA; encoded by the coding sequence ATGCAAAAAGTTCTCGTTCTGAAATCCAGTATTCTTGCGGACTACTCACACACCAACAAAATGGCGGATTATTTTATCGGACAATGGCGGAAAAATCATGCAGATGATGCGATCACTGTCCGCGACCTGAGTGCTGACCCGGTACCGATTCTGGATAACGAAATTGTTTCCGGTATGCATGGTTCCGCAGGCGGCACCTTAACACAGCGTCAGGAGTCCGCAAATGCATTACAGACTGAACTGATTGATGAGCTTTTTGCACACAACGTTATCGTATTCACCGCACCAATGTATAACTTCACCATACCGACACAGCTGAAAACCTATCTGGATTTCATTGCAGCTGCCGGCAAGACCTTCCGCTATACCGAAAAAGGTGCCGAAGGGCTGGTGACGGGCAAACGTGCGATTGTTCTGACTGCACGCGGCGGTTTCCACCGCGATCAGACGTCTGACCTGATTGTGCCGTTTATGACACAGTTCCTGGGTTTTATCGGGATCAGCGATATTGAGTTTATTTATGCCGAAGGTGTCTCGATGGGTGAGGATTTTGCTGAAAAAGCACAGCAGAATGCCCGTCAGTGCGTTGAAGCGCTTTCCGCATAA
- a CDS encoding YdbL family protein, with product MRKFINSGLAALTLLISSSAFALTLDEAKQQGLVGETFSGYIAAVDKASSRQDVSGLVKEINTARTQKYSELAQTNRMKADEVAKIAGQKLVTRAPQGEYVLGINGKWLKKE from the coding sequence ATGCGTAAATTCATTAACAGCGGGCTGGCCGCGCTGACATTACTGATCAGCAGCTCTGCGTTTGCACTGACCCTGGATGAGGCCAAACAGCAGGGACTGGTGGGCGAAACCTTCAGCGGTTATATCGCGGCCGTGGATAAAGCATCGTCACGGCAGGATGTCAGCGGTCTGGTGAAAGAGATTAATACAGCCCGGACGCAAAAATACAGCGAACTGGCACAAACCAACCGGATGAAAGCGGATGAAGTGGCTAAAATCGCCGGACAGAAACTGGTGACCCGCGCGCCGCAGGGCGAATATGTGCTCGGTATCAACGGTAAATGGCTGAAGAAAGAGTAA
- a CDS encoding YnbE family lipoprotein, with protein sequence MKKWIAGAVLPLMIIALNGCLRVEVATPDKPIDINMNVKIEHEINVKIDRQVEDLLKNNSAIF encoded by the coding sequence ATGAAAAAATGGATAGCAGGTGCGGTATTACCGCTGATGATTATCGCGCTTAACGGTTGTCTGCGGGTGGAAGTGGCCACACCGGATAAACCCATTGATATCAATATGAATGTCAAAATTGAACATGAAATTAATGTCAAAATTGACCGCCAGGTTGAAGATTTGCTGAAAAATAACTCAGCGATATTTTGA